A window of the Carassius auratus strain Wakin unplaced genomic scaffold, ASM336829v1 scaf_tig00005422, whole genome shotgun sequence genome harbors these coding sequences:
- the LOC113070933 gene encoding putative thiamine transporter SLC35F3, translating to EDRPRENIVGTADGQAMVAGAGAESGAGKQRLNCCVRVTAVQVRKAIWGVAMVICVCSSWAGSTQLAKLTFKQYDAPFTLTWFATTWNCLFFPLYYIGHLCKSPERQTPKQRFRECCRFFGDDGLTAKVFFTKVAPFGLLWIMTNYLYLQALRKINSTDVSALFCCNKAFVFLLSWIVLRDRFMGVRIVAAILAIAGIVMLTYADGFHSHSVIGITFVVASASASALYKVLFKLVLGSAKFGEAALFLTIVGGANFVLLSFVPVILYFTHVEYFTSIADLPWAYLCGVAGLLLAFNILVNFGIAITYPTLISLGIVLSVPVNAMVDLYTCDIHFNTVRLIAVFIICLGFLMLLLPEDWDQCLIELGTKLRKREQPVEPAETANSSGLNWTRRARTSMSTFSH from the exons GGGAGGACCGGCCAAGGGAGAACATTGTGGGCACTGCCGATGGACAGGCGATGGTGGCCGGAGCAGGGGCGGAGTCAGGGGCAGGGAAGCAGAGATTAAACTGCTGTGTGCGAGTGACAGCCGTCCAAGTGCGAAAAGCAATATGGGGCGTGGCCATGGTGATATGCGTGTGCTCGTCATGGGCAGGCTCCACCCAGCTGGCCAAGCTGACCTTCAAGCAGTACGACGCACCGTTCACTCTCACATGGTTTGCCACCACGTGGAACTGCCTCTTCTTTCCTCTGTATTACATCGGCCATCTGTGCAAGAGTCCTGAGAGACAGACGCCAAAACAGAGGTTTAG AGAGTGTTGTCGGTTCTTCGGGGACGATGGACTGACGGCAAAGGTGTTCTTCACTAAAGTGGCCCCTTTCGGCCTACTGTGGATTATGACGAACTACCTTTACCTTCAGGCTCTGAGAAAGATCAACAGCACCGATGTATCGGCCCTCTTCTGCTGTAACAAGGCCTTCGTCTTTCTCTTGTCCTGGATCGTGCTGCGGGATCGCTTCATGGGTGTcagg ATTGTTGCTGCCATTCTGGCCATCGCTGGAATCGTGATGCTGACCTACGCTGATGGCTTTCACAGTCACTCTGTTATCGGCATAACGTTTGTAGTGGCCTCTGCATCTGCCTCTGCCCTCTATAAG GTGCTTTTCAAGCTTGTTTTGGGCAGTGCCAAGTTTGGAGAGGCGGCTCTGTTTCTGACCATTGTAGGTGGTGCAAACTTTGTCTTATTGAGCTTTGTGCCAGTCATACTGTACTTCACACATGTTGAGTACTTCACATCCATAGCTGATCTTCCCTGGGCCTACCTGTGTGGAGTAGCTGGACTCTTACTAG cgttCAATATTTTGGTGAATTTTGGCATTGCCATAACATACCCTACCCTGATTTCACTTGGCATTGTGTTGAGTGTCCCAGTCAATGCAA TGGTGGACCTGTACACTTGTGATATCCACTTCAACACAGTGCGACTCATCGCTGTGTTCATCATCTGTCTGGGCTTCCTGATGCTGCTGTTACCGGAGGACTGGGATCAGTGTTTGATTGAGCTCGGCACCAAACTCAGAAAGCGGGAGCAACCTGTAGAGCCGGCTGAGACTGCAAACAGCTCAGGACTCAACTGGACCCGACGGGCCAGGACCTCCATGTCCACATTTTCCCACTGA
- the LOC113070932 gene encoding 5-hydroxytryptamine receptor 1D, with amino-acid sequence MESSAQEWFDSDEAKFQMRTAVRNSTVLWPQARLVLETLMVLMSLGAVMGNILVIVIVAATKTFHTVTSILIINLAISDFLVGIGVMPFVAVSIINNGWVNCNDLCLYVGYTSSVYCTASVLTLAAIAMDRYFSIVDCLRYDSHCTIWRTALAVLWIWLQAMVTSCPPLLGWSNISFVAPMYSCAVNWANSPSYTVIMASLTFFLPAIVILFCYVKIVRVARYHARRIHSLEEHLQRNRTPSVLNLQHSFMDSFTPSKLVYHVSGRFVMDQLDVPGEISPDAPSEISSKTAGGRLHSFLAQIHSTSPQNPNQTQHHGVLRLFLVIAAFFLCWMPYISVALVQATETALSRPSSLVPPSAVTFSYLLVLFNSDINPLLYALLSKRFQVAFQSLRSKIQARLGRIVRRGGGAERSTVGGGGESDPSEGTTHCSAAHFRNDGEPAYPSVFTLSSQLPNSFKERLNNVLPVATSSRPVCHKCGGQSSRMVDHLQVPSKQHERSRLPYSAATKKKQATFFYGKITVRVEHDIC; translated from the exons GAAACATTCTGGTTATTGTGATTGTTGCAGCCACCAAAACCTTCCACACTGTGACTTCTATCCTCATCATCAATCTGGCCATTAGTGATTTCTTAGTGGGAATAGGAGTAATGCCATTTGTGGCTGTTTCCATTATTAACAACGGATGGGTCAACTGCAAT GATCTATGTCTGTATGTCGGCTACACATCTTCAGTCTACTGCACAGCATCAGTCTTAACGCTTGCTGCCATCGCCATGGACCGTTATTTCTCCATTGTGGACTGTCTGCGGTATGATTCCCACTGCACTATTTGGAGAACAGCTTTGGCAGTGCTATGGATCTGGTTGCAAGCTATGGTGACCAGCTGTCCTCCTCTCTTGGGCTGGAGCAACATTAGTTTCGTTGCTCCCATGTACAGCTGTGCAGTGAACTGGGCCAACAGCCCAAGCTACACCGTCATAATGGCCTCATTAACATTTTTTCTACCAGCTATAGTCATTCTGTTCTGCTATGTGAAGATTGTCCGTGTGGCACGGTACCACGCTAGGAGGATTCACAGTCTGGAAGAACATCTCCAACGTAACAGGACCCCATCTGTCTTGAATCTCCAACACTCATTCATGGACTCCTTCACGCCATCCAAGCTGGTGTACCATGTGAGTGGGAGGTTTGTGATGGATCAATTGGATGTTCCTGGTGAAATTTCTCCAGATGCACCATCTGAGATTTCTTCCAAGACAGCTGGTGGACGTCTGCACTCATTCTTGGCTCAGATCCACAGCACTAGCCCGCAGAATCCCAACCAAACTCAACATCATGGAGTCTTGAGGTTGTTCCTGGTCATCGCCGCTTTCTTCTTGTGCTGGATGCCTTATATTAGTGTAGCTCTGGTGCAGGCCACCGAAACTGCATTGTCCCGACCCAGCAGCCTTGTTCCCCCATCAGCAGTCACTTTTTCCTATTTGCTGGTGCTGTTCAATTCTGATATCAATCCATTGTTGTATGCGCTCCTCAGCAAGCGTTTCCAAGTTGCCTTCCAGAGTTTGAGATCTAAGATCCAGGCCAGGTTGGGGAGGATTGTAAGACGAGGAGGAGGAGCTGAGAGGTCTACAGTTGGAGGTGGAGGCGAGAGTGACCCCTCTGAAGGAACAACCCACTGCTCAGCAGCACATTTCAGAAATGACGGGGAACCTGCGTACCCTTCTGTCTTCACTCTCAGCTCTCAGTTACCCAACAGCTTCAAGGAACGGCTGAATAATGTTCTTCCCGTGGCCACTTCTTCTCGTCCTGTTTGTCATAAATGTGGTGGACAAAGTTCTAGGATGGTGGACCACCTGCAGGTTCCCTCCAAACAGCATGAGCGGAGCAGACTTCCTTACTCTGCTGCTACTAAAAAGAAGCAAGCCACGTTCTTTTATGGAAAGATCACAGTAAGAGTAGAACATGATATTTGCTGA